A region of Cryptomeria japonica unplaced genomic scaffold, Sugi_1.0 HiC_scaffold_1958, whole genome shotgun sequence DNA encodes the following proteins:
- the LOC131873535 gene encoding cysteine-rich repeat secretory protein 55-like: MGNCRVVDATAQPADKILRFIILLCIAMAPIRADPEAKLLSYQCNYGPSGNATVFKQILNAALETVVEEVAPSGFATTDKETPTDLADSVYVLAQCRKDKSPADCVDCINFAEKQARNCPYMSCKAYYDGCYLRYENYNFYDKYTDATHKPADSVYVLAQFDK; encoded by the coding sequence ATGGGGAATTGCAGAGTGGTCGATGCAACTGCCCAGCCTGCGGATAAAATTTTaaggtttattattttattatgcatAGCAATGGCTCCCATTAGAGCAGATCCTGAGGCCAAGCTTTTATCCTACCAATGCAACTATGGCCCCAGCGGTAACGCAACCGTCTTCAAGCAAATTTTGAACGCCGCGCTGGAAACTGTGGTGGAAGAAGTTGCTCCATCTGGATTTGCTACAACAGACAAGGAGACACCAACAGATCTGGCAGATTCAGTATACGTTCTGGCGCAGTGCAGAAAGGATAAATCCCCTGCCGATTGCGTCGACTGCATAAACTTTGCAGAGAAGCAAGCACGCAACTGTCCCTATATGTCCTGCAAAGCATACTACGACGGCTGTTATCTGCGTTACGAGAATTACAATTTTTATGATAAATATACTGATGCCACACATAAACCGGCAGATTCAGTATACGTTCTGGCGCAGTTTGATAAGTGA